Proteins found in one Brachyspira murdochii DSM 12563 genomic segment:
- the lpxA gene encoding acyl-ACP--UDP-N-acetylglucosamine O-acyltransferase, with the protein MSENIHKTAIISESAKISDSAVIGPYAVIEGEVNIGENTVIGAHSVIKEYTTIGKNNIIHDHAVIGNLPQDIHFDRKTVTFLEIGDGNEIREFANLHRASKENAKTTIGNNCYIMATGHVAHDCEIQDNVIICNGALAAGHVRIEKGAFISGNCVIHQFCAIGQYAMISGMSAVGRDILPFALTAHAGEAIVYKLNLVGMRRAGFTSEQISQAEAAYDMWYNWNKTKQEFLDTYLNDNSLNDIARSIVEFISKARRGITPKKTV; encoded by the coding sequence AGATAGTGCTGTAATCGGTCCTTATGCTGTTATAGAAGGAGAAGTGAATATTGGTGAAAATACTGTTATAGGTGCTCATTCAGTGATAAAAGAATATACTACTATAGGAAAAAATAATATAATTCATGATCATGCTGTAATAGGTAATCTGCCTCAAGATATACACTTTGATAGAAAAACAGTAACTTTCCTAGAAATAGGGGACGGAAATGAAATTAGAGAGTTTGCTAATTTACACAGAGCTTCTAAAGAAAATGCCAAAACAACAATAGGAAATAACTGCTATATAATGGCTACAGGTCATGTTGCTCATGACTGCGAAATACAGGATAATGTTATCATATGTAACGGAGCATTAGCAGCAGGACATGTAAGGATAGAAAAAGGTGCTTTTATATCTGGAAACTGTGTAATACATCAGTTCTGTGCTATTGGACAGTATGCTATGATTAGCGGTATGTCTGCAGTAGGAAGAGATATACTTCCTTTTGCTTTGACAGCTCATGCAGGAGAGGCTATTGTTTATAAATTAAATTTGGTTGGTATGAGAAGAGCTGGTTTTACATCTGAGCAGATATCTCAGGCTGAAGCAGCTTATGATATGTGGTATAATTGGAATAAAACAAAACAAGAGTTTTTAGATACATATTTAAATGACAATTCATTAAATGATATAGCTAGAAGTATTGTAGAGTTTATTTCTAAAGCAAGAAGAGGAATTACTCCTAAAAAAACAGTATAA